The proteins below come from a single Chitinophaga pinensis DSM 2588 genomic window:
- the thiL gene encoding thiamine-phosphate kinase, producing the protein MSDERTEINSLGEFGLIELLTKNIEIQQASTILGVGDDAAVIDHFGRQTVISTDMLVEGIHFDLMYTPLKHLGYKSVVVNLSDIYAMNATPTQITVSIAFSNRFSVDALSEFYEGVYAACEKYGVDLIGGDTSSSQKGFIISITAIGEVAPDKFVKRSTAQKGDLLCVSGDLGAAFLGLTILEREKKIYLESPQLQPDLENQSYVIGRLLKPEARRDIISFLEEQDIHPTSMMDVSDGLSSEILHICKQSNLGVKLYEDKIPIANETKELALKFSLDPTAAALSGGEDYELLFTIKQEDHDKIVLSEQISVIGYMDDISEGAHILTKGGNKFKLVSQGWNAFQQ; encoded by the coding sequence ATGAGTGACGAAAGAACAGAGATTAATTCCTTAGGGGAGTTCGGACTGATAGAACTCCTTACAAAAAATATCGAAATTCAACAGGCAAGCACCATCCTCGGAGTAGGCGACGATGCAGCTGTCATTGATCATTTCGGCCGGCAGACAGTTATTTCCACTGACATGCTCGTGGAAGGTATTCACTTTGACCTGATGTATACCCCGCTCAAACACCTGGGTTATAAATCTGTCGTAGTAAACCTCTCCGACATCTATGCCATGAATGCAACGCCTACACAGATCACCGTGAGTATTGCATTCAGCAACCGTTTCTCCGTAGATGCCCTGAGCGAATTCTACGAAGGCGTTTATGCCGCCTGCGAGAAATACGGCGTAGACCTGATAGGTGGCGATACCTCCTCCTCTCAGAAAGGCTTTATCATCAGCATCACCGCTATCGGTGAAGTCGCTCCTGATAAATTTGTAAAACGCTCTACTGCACAGAAAGGCGATCTGCTTTGTGTATCCGGGGATCTGGGCGCCGCATTCCTGGGTCTGACAATCCTCGAAAGAGAAAAGAAGATCTACCTCGAAAGCCCGCAGTTACAGCCTGACCTGGAAAACCAGAGCTATGTGATCGGCCGCCTCCTCAAACCGGAAGCCCGCCGCGATATCATCAGCTTCCTGGAAGAACAGGATATCCACCCTACTTCCATGATGGATGTAAGCGATGGCCTCAGCTCTGAAATCCTGCATATCTGCAAACAAAGCAACCTCGGTGTGAAACTCTATGAGGATAAAATTCCTATCGCCAACGAAACAAAGGAACTGGCGCTGAAATTCAGCCTGGATCCTACTGCGGCAGCATTGAGCGGAGGGGAAGACTACGAACTGCTGTTCACCATCAAACAGGAAGACCACGATAAGATCGTCCTGTCAGAACAGATCAGCGTAATCGGCTACATGGACGATATCAGCGAGGGCGCACATATCCTGACAAAAGGCGGCAACAAATTCAAACTTGTTTCGCAGGGATGGAATGCCTTTCAGCAATAA
- a CDS encoding GH3 auxin-responsive promoter family protein — MAILGNLISRSLRIRKKFTFKLGTPRQYQLQVLRRLLGKAKDTQFGQHYKFQEILNSPNITAQYRSTIPVHNYNKMHAEWWHKCLEGQANVSWPEKIKYFALSSGTSESASKHIPVTKDMLKNVKKVGVKQLYSMANFNIPPKSFTKGILMLGGTTALYEKGDYYEGDMSGIQAKNIPRWFRRFYKPGGNISRKPNWEQRIKLIVRKAKQWDVGTVCGVPAWVQIVLAEIIKYHGVKNIHEIWPNLAVYIHGGVSFEPYRDSFQKLLGKPINFIETYMASEGSFGFQARPGVRGIKLVLNTGIFYEFIPFNEENFTADGEVKPNPKAYMIHEVVEDVEYAVMLSTCAGAWRYLIGDVVKFTSVKEHEIVIVGRTKQFLSLCGEHMSIDNMNKAIDMVQKKMGITIREFTVAGFPYDGLFAHRWYIGTDDVNVDSNRVREIIDQTLSEVNDDYAVERTSALKELFVEVLPNEVFIDYMRAKGKEGAMNKFPRVMKGDKLKDWEQFLSVKSV, encoded by the coding sequence ATGGCCATTTTAGGTAATCTTATATCCAGGTCACTGCGCATCAGGAAGAAATTCACATTTAAGTTAGGGACGCCCCGCCAATACCAACTACAGGTATTAAGGAGATTGCTGGGGAAGGCGAAGGACACGCAGTTTGGACAGCATTACAAATTCCAGGAAATCCTGAACAGTCCCAATATCACGGCTCAGTACCGTTCTACCATACCGGTGCATAACTATAACAAGATGCACGCTGAATGGTGGCATAAGTGTCTGGAAGGACAGGCAAACGTGAGCTGGCCTGAAAAAATCAAATACTTCGCGCTGAGCTCCGGTACATCGGAGTCGGCCAGTAAACATATTCCGGTTACCAAGGATATGCTGAAAAACGTCAAGAAAGTGGGCGTAAAGCAGCTTTATTCCATGGCGAACTTCAATATTCCCCCTAAGTCCTTTACGAAAGGTATCCTGATGTTGGGTGGTACTACTGCCCTTTATGAGAAAGGTGACTACTACGAAGGAGATATGAGCGGTATCCAGGCGAAGAACATTCCGCGCTGGTTCAGACGTTTCTATAAGCCGGGAGGTAATATCTCCAGGAAGCCAAACTGGGAGCAGCGTATCAAGCTGATCGTTCGTAAGGCGAAACAATGGGACGTAGGAACAGTATGTGGTGTGCCTGCATGGGTGCAGATCGTATTAGCCGAGATCATCAAGTATCACGGTGTAAAGAACATTCACGAAATATGGCCGAACCTGGCTGTATATATTCATGGCGGGGTATCTTTCGAACCTTACCGTGACAGCTTCCAGAAATTACTCGGTAAGCCGATCAACTTCATCGAAACTTACATGGCCTCCGAAGGTTCTTTCGGTTTCCAGGCAAGGCCAGGTGTACGTGGTATCAAGCTGGTGCTGAATACGGGTATCTTCTATGAGTTTATTCCATTCAACGAAGAAAACTTTACTGCTGATGGCGAAGTGAAGCCTAATCCAAAGGCTTACATGATCCATGAAGTAGTGGAAGATGTTGAGTATGCAGTGATGCTGTCTACCTGTGCGGGTGCATGGCGTTACCTGATCGGCGATGTGGTGAAGTTCACTTCCGTGAAAGAACATGAGATCGTCATTGTTGGTCGTACGAAACAGTTCCTCAGTCTTTGCGGAGAACACATGAGTATCGACAACATGAACAAGGCGATTGATATGGTGCAGAAGAAGATGGGTATTACCATCAGAGAATTCACCGTAGCAGGCTTCCCGTATGACGGATTGTTTGCACACCGTTGGTACATTGGTACTGATGATGTGAATGTAGACAGTAACCGTGTACGTGAGATCATCGATCAGACACTGAGTGAAGTGAATGACGATTACGCAGTGGAAAGAACTTCCGCCCTGAAAGAGCTGTTCGTAGAAGTATTGCCGAACGAAGTATTCATTGACTATATGAGAGCGAAAGGTAAGGAAGGTGCGATGAATAAGTTCCCGCGTGTAATGAAAGGCGACAAGCTGAAAGACTGGGAACAGTTCCTGAGCGTGAAGTCAGTTTAA
- the nagA gene encoding N-acetylglucosamine-6-phosphate deacetylase, with protein sequence MLRAYINTRIFTGDLWLDGYAVLTENGRIQHVLPQAQVPEAAELTDLKGDILAPAFIDLQIYGGNGKLFPLTPDTATLKATYEYCQSGGAAYFMPTIPTHSSEVISKSIEAVRQYWQEGGQGVLGLHLEGPFINAEKKGAHLPQYIKRPTAADIDQLLKQGEGIIKMMTLAPECMDAELVKRLQDAGILISAGHSNADYMTAYQSFDNGITTTTHLFNAMSPFQHRAPGLVGAIYDHPSVHASIVPDGIHVDFAALRISKKIMGERLFLITDAVVATNEGDYIYVEETDRYNNAQGVLAGSKLTMHKGVLNCIKAACILPEEALRMASLYPATVAGRADQLGKIAPGYTSAMVVLDTNWDFKQLIGLS encoded by the coding sequence ATGCTTAGGGCTTACATCAACACCCGGATCTTCACAGGAGACTTATGGCTGGACGGCTATGCCGTACTCACAGAAAATGGCCGCATTCAGCATGTACTGCCACAGGCGCAGGTACCTGAAGCCGCCGAACTGACCGATCTGAAAGGCGATATTCTGGCCCCCGCATTTATTGATCTCCAGATTTACGGAGGTAACGGTAAGCTGTTTCCTTTAACGCCTGATACAGCCACTTTAAAGGCCACTTATGAATATTGTCAGTCAGGCGGCGCTGCGTATTTCATGCCTACCATTCCTACCCACTCTTCCGAAGTGATCAGCAAATCCATAGAAGCCGTGCGCCAATACTGGCAGGAAGGTGGCCAGGGAGTACTGGGATTACACCTGGAAGGGCCATTTATCAATGCCGAAAAGAAAGGGGCACACCTTCCGCAATATATCAAACGTCCTACCGCAGCCGACATTGATCAGTTGCTGAAGCAAGGTGAAGGCATCATTAAAATGATGACACTGGCTCCCGAATGTATGGACGCTGAGCTGGTTAAGCGATTGCAGGATGCCGGGATACTGATATCCGCCGGTCATAGCAATGCAGATTATATGACCGCTTACCAGTCATTTGACAACGGTATTACGACTACCACACACCTATTCAATGCCATGTCTCCTTTCCAGCATCGTGCTCCTGGTCTGGTAGGGGCTATCTATGATCATCCCAGCGTACACGCCAGTATTGTACCTGATGGTATACATGTAGATTTTGCCGCTTTGCGGATCAGCAAGAAGATCATGGGAGAAAGGCTCTTCCTGATCACAGATGCTGTTGTGGCTACCAATGAAGGTGATTATATCTATGTGGAAGAAACAGATCGTTATAATAACGCACAGGGGGTATTGGCCGGTTCGAAGCTGACCATGCACAAAGGGGTGCTGAACTGTATTAAAGCCGCCTGTATACTACCGGAAGAGGCTTTACGTATGGCCTCTTTATACCCGGCTACAGTAGCAGGACGTGCAGATCAACTGGGTAAAATAGCGCCTGGATATACGTCCGCTATGGTTGTGCTGGATACGAACTGGGACTTCAAACAGTTAATTGGGTTATCTTAG
- a CDS encoding 2-oxoacid:ferredoxin oxidoreductase subunit beta: MSTATIAPQTLTAKDFATDQEVRWCPGCGDYSILKQVQTIMPGLGIPKENIVIVSGIGCSSRFPYYMNTYGMHSIHGRATAIASGLKAVRPELSVWVVTGDGDGLSIGGNHTIHLLRRNFDINVMLFNNQIYGLTKGQYSPTSEENKVTKSTPFGSIDHPFNPLALALGADATFIARSMDRDPKHLQEMLKRSHAHKGASFLEIYQNCNIFNDGAFEIFTEKGSKLEETLMAEQGQPLIFGAQKNKGIRLDGLKPVVVELGGEYSADDLWIHDEKDFYKAQILTRMFDDARIEGHLPRPFGVFYQAFRPTYEEQLNFQTEDALAKKGPGDLDKLLAGKETWTIR, translated from the coding sequence ATGTCAACAGCTACTATAGCTCCGCAGACGTTAACGGCGAAGGATTTTGCAACGGACCAGGAAGTACGCTGGTGCCCAGGTTGTGGAGACTACTCGATATTAAAACAAGTACAGACTATTATGCCCGGTCTGGGCATTCCTAAGGAGAATATTGTGATTGTATCCGGTATCGGTTGCTCCTCACGTTTCCCTTATTATATGAACACTTACGGCATGCACTCCATCCATGGTCGTGCTACTGCTATCGCTTCCGGTCTGAAAGCTGTACGCCCTGAACTGAGCGTTTGGGTGGTAACCGGTGATGGCGACGGTCTCTCTATCGGGGGTAACCATACCATTCACTTACTGCGCCGTAACTTCGATATCAATGTGATGCTGTTCAATAACCAGATCTATGGTTTGACGAAAGGCCAGTACTCTCCTACTTCAGAAGAGAACAAAGTGACCAAGTCCACTCCTTTCGGCAGTATCGATCACCCGTTCAATCCGCTGGCACTGGCACTGGGAGCAGATGCTACCTTCATTGCCCGTAGTATGGACCGTGATCCGAAACACCTGCAGGAAATGTTGAAACGCAGCCATGCACATAAAGGCGCTTCCTTCCTGGAGATCTACCAGAACTGTAACATCTTTAACGATGGTGCATTTGAAATCTTTACTGAAAAAGGCAGCAAACTGGAAGAAACCCTGATGGCAGAGCAAGGTCAGCCGCTGATCTTTGGTGCACAGAAGAATAAAGGTATCCGCCTGGACGGTTTAAAACCTGTTGTGGTGGAACTGGGTGGCGAATACAGCGCTGATGACCTCTGGATCCATGACGAAAAAGATTTCTATAAAGCACAGATTCTCACCCGCATGTTCGACGATGCTCGTATCGAAGGCCACCTGCCACGTCCTTTCGGCGTGTTCTACCAGGCTTTCCGTCCTACTTACGAAGAGCAGCTGAACTTCCAGACAGAAGACGCACTGGCTAAAAAAGGCCCTGGCGATCTGGATAAATTACTGGCAGGTAAAGAAACCTGGACTATCAGATAG
- a CDS encoding tetratricopeptide repeat protein, translated as MFAMRFFLLLISGGLLSVQLPAQNEKLSKLQQFDNDDYEQIKPDSSFLELKNAYNQAIEKKDQQAAANCLSQMGQVCFHLGHFPQALDYHLQAISIYRKTNASRQLAGNLNEVGVLYYYNKQPERSREHYEQALDIYRSVHDNAGVALTYGMIGHLYEKEQDYDSAFLYQRHALTTYLLADDKKGMSKIYENIGSIYEDQAVYDSAAWYFKKALDLNMEAGDKLARIEILNNLGDVSRKTGHYPEALYQTRRALVLALELHEQRQLSGAYRDLAKAHHLAGTNDSAFYYLELSRQYLLETYSDENSKQVALLQSVYDIEKKNNEIERLQNARKTNRIMTVAIVLVVLLLVALGLLIISRQRLKIRNEQILRMQHRQIFETEKELMEAALQNKQLQEGKLKEELEVRSRELTTHTLHLIQKNQLLEELRVRLDEMVKEDKRDQKKQLKQLLSQINHSFNHDQYWVDFRNIFEQVHQAFFDNLKRYCDTLTSNDLRLVALLKMNMESGDIATLLGISTDSLRVVRYRLRKKLNLQQGESLTAFIQSL; from the coding sequence ATGTTTGCGATGCGTTTCTTTCTACTGTTGATTTCAGGCGGACTATTGTCCGTCCAACTGCCTGCACAAAATGAAAAGCTTTCAAAACTGCAACAGTTCGATAACGATGATTATGAACAGATTAAGCCGGATTCCAGCTTCCTGGAGCTGAAGAATGCCTATAACCAGGCCATCGAAAAGAAAGATCAGCAGGCAGCAGCCAACTGCCTTTCCCAGATGGGACAGGTCTGTTTTCACCTGGGGCACTTTCCGCAGGCGCTGGACTACCACCTGCAGGCGATCAGCATTTATCGTAAAACAAACGCCTCCCGTCAGCTGGCCGGCAATCTTAATGAGGTCGGGGTACTGTATTATTATAATAAACAGCCCGAACGCTCCCGTGAGCATTATGAGCAAGCCCTTGATATCTACCGTTCTGTGCATGATAATGCGGGTGTCGCCCTTACCTATGGTATGATCGGTCATCTCTATGAGAAAGAACAGGATTACGACAGCGCGTTTCTGTACCAACGACACGCCCTTACGACCTATCTGCTGGCGGACGACAAAAAAGGCATGTCCAAGATCTATGAGAATATCGGTAGTATATATGAGGATCAGGCAGTTTATGACTCTGCCGCCTGGTATTTTAAAAAAGCACTTGACCTGAATATGGAAGCCGGTGATAAACTGGCCCGTATAGAAATACTTAATAATCTCGGAGACGTGTCCCGTAAAACAGGCCATTACCCGGAAGCGCTCTATCAGACACGTCGTGCCCTGGTACTCGCCCTTGAGTTACATGAACAACGTCAGCTCAGTGGCGCTTACCGTGATCTTGCCAAAGCACATCACCTGGCAGGGACCAATGACAGCGCATTTTATTACCTGGAGCTTAGTCGCCAGTACCTGCTGGAAACCTACTCAGATGAAAACAGCAAACAGGTAGCCCTGTTACAGTCTGTTTATGACATTGAAAAGAAGAATAACGAAATAGAACGTCTGCAGAATGCCCGGAAGACCAACCGGATTATGACCGTGGCCATCGTGCTCGTTGTATTATTACTTGTCGCCCTGGGATTATTGATTATCAGCCGTCAGCGACTGAAGATCCGTAATGAACAGATCCTGCGTATGCAGCACCGGCAGATCTTTGAAACAGAAAAGGAACTGATGGAAGCCGCCTTACAGAATAAACAGCTCCAGGAAGGTAAACTGAAAGAAGAACTGGAAGTCCGCTCCCGCGAACTGACAACACATACCTTACATCTCATTCAGAAGAATCAATTGCTGGAGGAATTGCGTGTGCGCCTAGATGAAATGGTCAAGGAAGACAAACGCGATCAGAAGAAACAGCTGAAACAATTACTTTCACAGATCAACCATAGTTTTAACCACGATCAGTATTGGGTAGACTTCAGAAATATCTTCGAACAGGTGCACCAGGCATTTTTTGATAACCTGAAACGGTATTGTGATACATTGACTTCCAATGACCTACGCCTGGTAGCATTACTGAAGATGAATATGGAGTCCGGGGATATTGCCACCTTATTAGGTATTTCTACAGATAGTTTGCGGGTAGTAAGATACCGGCTGCGAAAGAAGTTAAATTTGCAACAGGGTGAGAGCCTGACTGCATTTATTCAGAGTTTATAA
- a CDS encoding LysE family translocator: protein MIAALAAGMVLGLFLSISVGPVIFAIIKYSINNGFKAGVSFALGVSFSDIFFVLTGNLATSFITGLEEYKQYIGIVGGILLVCMGIYGLFFKKVTISTGDERPEMFRTHDYLKIWLAGFLMNTLNPGVIIFWLGVCVANSSTTVGHRVVMYLTCLAWVLSTDVLKVFVADKIRHKLTLSNVVWLNRIAGVSLIVFGVILLYKVLFDPAAITGH from the coding sequence ATGATAGCAGCACTGGCAGCGGGCATGGTGTTGGGCCTCTTTCTATCAATATCGGTAGGTCCTGTCATCTTTGCCATTATAAAGTATAGTATTAACAACGGTTTTAAGGCAGGGGTCAGCTTCGCTTTGGGAGTGTCATTCAGTGATATTTTTTTTGTACTGACGGGCAATCTGGCTACGTCTTTCATTACCGGTCTTGAAGAATACAAACAATATATCGGCATCGTTGGAGGCATTCTCCTGGTATGCATGGGGATCTATGGCCTGTTCTTTAAAAAGGTCACCATCAGTACGGGAGACGAGCGTCCTGAAATGTTCCGCACACATGATTATCTGAAAATATGGCTGGCCGGTTTTCTGATGAACACGCTGAATCCGGGGGTGATCATCTTCTGGCTGGGTGTATGTGTGGCCAACAGTTCTACTACGGTCGGGCACCGTGTAGTGATGTACCTGACCTGTCTGGCCTGGGTATTGTCCACCGACGTACTGAAGGTATTTGTAGCTGATAAAATCAGGCATAAGCTGACACTGAGCAATGTGGTATGGCTGAACAGGATAGCCGGAGTGAGTCTGATTGTATTTGGGGTGATATTACTTTATAAGGTATTGTTTGATCCGGCAGCAATTACAGGACATTAA
- a CDS encoding carboxymuconolactone decarboxylase family protein, translating into MADEIQAFNDYRAKMNEVILGKQNKVINRLFNLDTNTYAEGALSTKVKEMLGLVSSMVLRCDDCIKYHLGKCHEQGITTEEMYEIFAVANIVGGTIVIPHTRRAAEYWEALQQQEQA; encoded by the coding sequence ATGGCAGACGAGATACAAGCTTTTAATGATTACCGCGCCAAAATGAACGAGGTAATCCTGGGAAAACAGAATAAGGTCATTAACCGTTTATTTAACCTTGATACAAATACTTACGCTGAGGGCGCGTTGAGCACCAAAGTGAAAGAAATGCTGGGATTGGTTTCATCAATGGTGCTCCGTTGCGATGACTGTATCAAATATCACCTGGGAAAATGCCACGAACAGGGCATTACTACAGAAGAAATGTATGAGATCTTTGCCGTAGCTAACATTGTTGGCGGTACTATAGTGATACCACACACCAGAAGAGCAGCCGAATACTGGGAAGCATTACAGCAACAGGAACAGGCATAA
- a CDS encoding ArnT family glycosyltransferase: MAIAAYFKKNQYKHLFLLIWLLLALFQAGFTELMDDEAYYWVYSRHLDWGYFDHPPMVALLIKLGYGLFHNEFGVRLGMVILNLLTLIITDKLIPRRDNKLFYLLLCLMGAMQLGGILAVPDIPLIFFTALFFLIYRNFLEQQSWKNTLLLGLSMALMFYSKYHGILIVGFTLISNLNLLRVFKFYVACIITTILFMPHLYWQYAHNFPSLQYHLVERNASSYSVNYTIEYILGQLLLFGPVAGWLVLYYAFVCPIQSAFERALKFSVIGVLAFFLLSTFKGRVETNWTVMLFTPTMILAHQAVRRRRSLKWSLRIMPYLAILTLFLVMVTRVYMVWDFMPEVTIRPEIHHNKPWAEEMKKHAAGRPVVFINSYQWPSKYMFYSGELAYVINNRYNRRNQYNYWDTEKQLWGKPAMITFTPDNKLPFSERFNTVKGPWNAYSADPYYSYSLITLEPAMKKVKVKRGERMPFILHLKNGYGQQVPVDKANEAVVGYAFLEAQNGVKSDLAVSRAIERRLIRMEVIMPDAPGIYHLKFCVFSGILPPTHNSQTVIVEVN, translated from the coding sequence ATGGCCATCGCAGCATATTTTAAGAAGAACCAGTATAAGCATCTTTTCCTCCTGATATGGCTGTTACTAGCCCTGTTCCAGGCCGGATTTACAGAGCTGATGGATGACGAGGCCTATTATTGGGTATATTCCCGTCACCTGGACTGGGGCTACTTCGATCATCCGCCGATGGTGGCGTTGCTGATCAAATTGGGATATGGCCTGTTCCATAATGAATTTGGCGTGCGCTTAGGGATGGTTATACTCAACCTGCTTACGCTGATCATAACGGATAAACTGATCCCCCGCAGGGATAATAAACTGTTTTACCTGTTGCTGTGTCTCATGGGCGCTATGCAGCTGGGTGGTATACTGGCCGTTCCTGATATTCCGCTGATCTTTTTTACTGCTCTCTTCTTCCTGATATACCGTAATTTCCTGGAGCAGCAAAGCTGGAAGAATACATTGTTGCTGGGCCTGAGTATGGCCTTGATGTTCTATAGTAAATACCATGGTATTCTGATTGTCGGCTTTACGCTGATCTCCAATCTGAACCTGCTGCGTGTATTTAAATTCTATGTGGCCTGTATCATTACGACCATTCTTTTCATGCCGCATCTTTACTGGCAGTATGCGCATAATTTCCCGTCATTACAGTATCACCTGGTAGAACGAAATGCCAGCAGTTATAGTGTCAATTACACCATTGAATACATACTCGGACAGCTGTTGTTGTTTGGGCCTGTAGCCGGGTGGCTGGTGTTGTATTATGCGTTTGTGTGTCCGATTCAGAGTGCTTTTGAAAGAGCGCTTAAATTCAGCGTGATCGGCGTACTGGCGTTTTTCCTTCTTAGCACGTTCAAAGGAAGGGTAGAGACCAACTGGACGGTGATGTTGTTTACACCAACGATGATACTGGCCCATCAGGCTGTACGTAGGAGACGTTCCCTGAAATGGTCGCTGCGCATCATGCCTTATCTCGCTATCCTGACGCTTTTCCTGGTAATGGTTACCAGGGTGTATATGGTGTGGGATTTTATGCCGGAGGTAACAATCCGTCCTGAGATTCATCATAACAAGCCCTGGGCGGAAGAGATGAAAAAACATGCTGCCGGCAGACCCGTTGTATTCATCAACAGTTATCAATGGCCTTCCAAGTATATGTTCTATAGTGGCGAACTGGCGTATGTCATCAATAACCGCTATAACCGCCGTAATCAGTATAACTATTGGGATACAGAGAAACAGCTGTGGGGTAAGCCGGCTATGATCACATTTACGCCTGATAACAAACTGCCGTTTTCAGAGCGCTTCAATACCGTAAAAGGACCATGGAACGCTTACAGCGCAGATCCGTATTATTCTTATTCCCTGATAACACTGGAACCTGCTATGAAAAAAGTGAAGGTGAAAAGGGGAGAACGGATGCCTTTTATTCTGCATCTGAAGAATGGTTATGGTCAGCAGGTACCTGTTGATAAAGCTAATGAAGCCGTTGTGGGGTATGCTTTCCTGGAGGCACAGAATGGCGTGAAATCAGACCTCGCTGTCAGCAGGGCTATTGAAAGACGGTTAATACGTATGGAGGTGATCATGCCAGATGCACCGGGTATTTATCATCTGAAATTCTGTGTGTTTTCGGGGATATTGCCGCCGACGCATAATAGTCAGACGGTGATCGTTGAAGTCAATTAA
- a CDS encoding VOC family protein produces the protein MLKGLHHIAIICSDYEKSKRFYTEVLGLRIIREVYRLERRSYKLDLALNEYYVIELFSFPDPPQRVSGPEAAGLRHLAFAVDNLEKAIAHLQTYNVTPEPVRTDPYTGRRFTFFTDPDGLPLELYEA, from the coding sequence ATGTTAAAAGGTCTACACCATATAGCAATCATTTGCTCTGATTATGAAAAGAGCAAGCGTTTTTATACAGAAGTACTCGGTCTCAGGATCATCCGCGAAGTATACCGGCTGGAACGCCGGTCATACAAGCTGGACCTGGCATTAAACGAGTATTATGTGATTGAATTGTTTTCCTTTCCGGATCCGCCGCAAAGAGTCAGCGGACCGGAAGCAGCAGGATTAAGGCACCTGGCTTTCGCTGTAGATAACCTGGAAAAGGCGATAGCGCATCTTCAAACGTACAATGTCACTCCCGAGCCTGTACGTACCGATCCCTACACTGGCAGACGGTTTACCTTTTTTACCGACCCTGACGGCTTACCTCTGGAATTATATGAAGCGTAA
- a CDS encoding inositol monophosphatase family protein, which translates to MLKATLLKATKAGGDVLQQYFNGSFEVTSKSSVNDLVTEADKNAETAIFSVIREHFPQHFILSEESGELVSDSNVKWIIDPLDGTVNFAHGIPICCVSIGVEQDGEMILGAVYNPFLNEFFFAEKGQGAYLNDKRIRVSAKTEMNKACMVTGFPYTWGEYTHSPIEVFEYFVKQGQPVRRLGSAAIDLCWVATGRFDGYYEHSLNAWDAAAGFLIVEEAGGKVTDFKGNRYSPYQRTLIATNGLIHEPLIDIVNGKY; encoded by the coding sequence ATGTTAAAAGCTACCCTACTCAAAGCAACAAAAGCCGGCGGAGATGTTCTACAGCAATACTTTAACGGCTCTTTTGAGGTCACCAGCAAAAGTTCAGTAAATGACCTCGTTACCGAAGCCGATAAGAATGCAGAAACGGCGATTTTCAGTGTGATCAGGGAACACTTTCCCCAGCACTTTATCCTGAGCGAAGAATCCGGAGAACTGGTCTCTGACTCCAATGTCAAGTGGATCATCGACCCCCTGGATGGTACGGTTAACTTTGCACATGGTATTCCGATCTGCTGCGTGTCTATCGGCGTAGAGCAGGACGGTGAAATGATCCTCGGGGCTGTTTACAACCCATTCCTGAACGAGTTCTTCTTTGCCGAAAAAGGACAGGGCGCTTACCTGAATGACAAACGCATCCGCGTATCCGCAAAAACAGAAATGAATAAAGCCTGCATGGTAACCGGTTTTCCGTATACCTGGGGTGAATATACTCATAGCCCGATCGAAGTGTTTGAGTACTTCGTAAAGCAAGGTCAGCCGGTACGCCGCCTCGGTTCTGCCGCTATTGATCTCTGCTGGGTAGCTACCGGTCGCTTTGACGGTTATTACGAACACAGCCTCAACGCCTGGGACGCCGCTGCCGGCTTCCTGATAGTAGAAGAAGCAGGTGGTAAAGTAACTGACTTCAAAGGCAACCGCTACTCTCCCTACCAGCGTACGCTGATAGCCACCAATGGCCTTATCCACGAGCCGCTGATAGATATCGTTAACGGTAAATACTAA